One part of the Leucobacter triazinivorans genome encodes these proteins:
- the rapZ gene encoding RNase adapter RapZ, with translation MNEQASGQEILIVTGMSGAGRSTVANTLEDLGWYVVDNLPLSMLKTLADMADRSGGALPRIVAVVDVRGRDLTGEIQETVLELRGNATVRIVFLDATDEILVRRYESVRRPHPLQGEAGSLLEGIRLERERLQELRASSDVVIDTSRYNVHDLSTATRDLFSDDNTPGLQLSVVSFGFKYGAPTDVDLMVDMRFLPNPFWVPELRPLTGVDPEVKDYVMSRDGAAEFLDHYVAALTPVLAGFQRENKRHASLAVGCTGGKHRSVATARELADRLAGLPGVSVSLRHRDLGRE, from the coding sequence ATGAACGAGCAGGCATCCGGGCAGGAGATCCTCATCGTCACCGGCATGTCCGGGGCCGGGCGCAGCACGGTGGCGAACACGCTCGAGGACCTCGGCTGGTACGTCGTCGACAATCTGCCGCTGTCGATGCTGAAGACGCTGGCCGACATGGCCGACCGATCCGGGGGAGCCCTGCCCCGGATCGTAGCGGTCGTCGACGTGCGCGGCCGGGATCTCACCGGCGAGATCCAGGAGACCGTACTGGAACTGCGCGGCAACGCGACGGTGCGCATCGTGTTCCTGGACGCCACCGACGAGATCCTCGTGCGCCGCTACGAGTCCGTACGTCGACCGCATCCGCTGCAGGGCGAAGCCGGCAGCCTGCTCGAGGGGATCCGTCTGGAGCGCGAACGGTTGCAGGAACTGCGCGCGTCCAGCGATGTCGTGATCGACACCTCGCGCTACAACGTGCACGATCTCTCGACCGCCACTCGGGATCTCTTCTCCGACGACAACACGCCCGGGCTGCAGCTCTCGGTGGTCAGCTTCGGCTTCAAGTACGGCGCGCCGACCGACGTCGACCTCATGGTCGACATGCGCTTCCTGCCGAACCCGTTCTGGGTCCCGGAGTTGCGGCCCCTGACCGGGGTCGATCCCGAGGTGAAGGACTACGTGATGAGCCGCGACGGGGCGGCGGAATTCCTCGACCACTACGTCGCGGCACTGACTCCGGTGCTCGCGGGATTCCAGCGCGAGAACAAACGTCATGCCTCTCTCGCGGTAGGATGCACCGGCGGCAAACACCGCTCGGTCGCGACCGCCCGCGAGCTCGCAGACCGTCTCGCCGGGTTGCCCGGCGTCAGCGTCAGCCTGCGTCACCGCGACCTCGGTCGCGAGTGA
- a CDS encoding helix-turn-helix domain-containing protein, translating to MSIAQLPGSGAAAPRVARDRVARDRLLALVTQIEGDGLDVAEEMLAGIVAHQHAGTRGLTSTEVSVLDRLGVGEAALQAPTALPATTRGRLWERQAEQQSCTVSEAADMLGVTAARVRQRCTAGTLLAQRRSEGWRLPRFQFPDGREPRGWSAVAQAIPPGTPLLLTERVLTSPAPRLRVDGESLAPLEWLAQGGDPATAAAAVDDALNRLP from the coding sequence ATGTCGATCGCACAGCTCCCCGGCAGTGGTGCCGCTGCCCCGCGGGTCGCCCGAGACCGGGTGGCCCGGGATCGTCTGCTCGCTCTCGTCACCCAGATCGAGGGCGACGGCCTCGATGTGGCAGAGGAGATGCTCGCCGGGATCGTGGCCCACCAACACGCCGGGACCCGGGGCCTCACGAGCACCGAGGTGTCGGTGCTCGATCGCCTGGGTGTGGGCGAGGCCGCGCTGCAGGCGCCGACGGCGCTGCCCGCGACGACCCGGGGCCGCCTCTGGGAGCGGCAGGCGGAGCAGCAGTCCTGCACCGTCTCCGAGGCCGCCGACATGCTCGGGGTGACGGCCGCCCGCGTGCGCCAGCGCTGCACCGCGGGCACGCTCCTCGCGCAGCGCCGCAGCGAGGGCTGGCGCCTTCCGCGCTTCCAGTTCCCCGACGGGCGCGAGCCCCGCGGCTGGTCCGCGGTGGCGCAGGCGATACCTCCGGGCACCCCGCTGCTGCTGACGGAGCGCGTGCTCACCTCCCCCGCGCCGCGGCTGCGGGTCGACGGCGAATCGCTCGCGCCGCTCGAGTGGCTCGCGCAGGGCGGGGATCCTGCGACCGCGGCTGCGGCGGTCGACGACGCGCTCAACCGCCTGCCGTGA
- the uvrA gene encoding excinuclease ABC subunit UvrA, producing MRSSASHAHISVRGARVHNLQNLDLSIPRDSMVVFTGLSGSGKSSLAFDTIFAEGQRRYVESLSAYARQFLGQVDRPDVDFIEGLSPAVSIDQKSTNRNPRSTVGTITEIYDYMRLLWARVGIPHCAVCGERIESQTVQQIADRLMDLPERTRYQVLAPVVSKKKGEFVDLFQDLAASGYSRALVDGEMVQLSDPPKLKKQIKHDISVVVDRLVAGPDVLGRLTDSLETALRLAGGIVGIDFVDLDPKAEERTRVFSENLSCPNQHPVQLTEIEPRTFSFNAPFGACPTCSGLGTSMSVDEDLVLGDPELSITEGVIVPWTSQGKSLYQYYEKLLTGLANDLDFSLDTPWERLSADVQQAVLYGNDFKVNVRWKNRFGREVKYSSGFEGVIPFIERQYAEAESDAKRDRWQEFLREVPCHTCHGQRLKPEVLAVTVNGESIAGVTAFSLTDAKRFFDEVRLTEREARIAAQVLREIRLRFDFLIEVGLGYLTLARAAGTLSGGEAQRIRLATQIGSGLTGVLYVLDEPSIGLHQRDNRRLIETLLKLRDLGNTLIVVEHDEETIEAADWIVDIGPGAGVEGGTVVHSGEYGELLENSRSITGDYLAGRRSIETPKKRRKRDRKRELKVVGARSNNLKGVDAVFPLGVMTAVTGVSGSGKSTLVNDILYRVLANQLNGARLVPGKHTRVTGLEHLDKVVHVDQAPIGRTPRSNPATYTGVFDKIRTLFADTPEAKTRGYLPGRFSFNVKGGRCEACSGDGTLKIEMNFLPDVYVACEACGGKRYNRETLQVRYKGKNISEVLEMPIAEAEEFFRPISSIHRYMKTLVDVGLGYVRLGQSATTLSGGEAQRVKLATELQKRSNGRSIYVLDEPTTGLHFEDVRKLLLVLNGLVDKGNTVITIEHNLDVIRSADWIIDLGPEGGSGGGTILAEGTPEQLAKHPESHTGRFLGEVLEGWAAKSARAVRREHAQRESA from the coding sequence ATCCGCTCGTCGGCCTCGCACGCGCACATCAGCGTCAGAGGCGCACGCGTCCACAACCTTCAGAACCTCGATCTCAGCATCCCCCGCGACTCCATGGTGGTCTTCACGGGACTCTCGGGCAGCGGCAAGTCGAGCCTCGCGTTCGACACGATCTTCGCCGAGGGGCAGCGGCGCTACGTCGAGAGCCTGAGCGCATACGCGAGGCAGTTCCTCGGCCAGGTCGATCGGCCCGACGTCGACTTCATCGAGGGGCTCAGCCCCGCGGTCTCGATCGACCAGAAGTCGACCAACCGCAATCCGCGAAGCACGGTGGGCACGATCACCGAGATCTACGACTACATGCGTCTGCTGTGGGCGCGCGTCGGCATCCCGCACTGCGCGGTGTGCGGCGAGCGCATCGAGTCGCAGACCGTGCAGCAGATCGCCGATCGCCTCATGGATCTCCCGGAGCGCACCCGCTACCAGGTGCTGGCCCCGGTCGTCAGCAAGAAGAAGGGCGAGTTCGTCGACCTCTTCCAGGATCTCGCGGCGAGCGGGTACTCCCGTGCGCTCGTAGACGGCGAGATGGTGCAGTTGTCGGACCCGCCGAAGCTGAAGAAGCAGATCAAGCACGACATCTCGGTGGTTGTGGATCGCCTCGTCGCCGGTCCCGATGTGCTCGGCCGCCTGACCGACTCGCTGGAGACCGCGCTGCGGCTCGCGGGCGGCATCGTGGGCATCGACTTCGTCGATCTCGACCCGAAGGCCGAGGAGCGCACGCGGGTGTTCTCCGAGAACCTCAGCTGCCCCAATCAGCACCCCGTCCAGCTGACGGAGATCGAGCCGCGCACCTTCTCGTTCAACGCGCCCTTCGGCGCGTGCCCCACCTGCTCCGGTCTGGGAACGAGCATGTCGGTGGACGAGGATCTCGTGCTCGGCGATCCCGAACTCTCCATCACGGAGGGCGTGATCGTGCCCTGGACCAGCCAGGGCAAGAGCCTCTACCAGTACTACGAGAAGCTGCTCACGGGCCTCGCGAACGACCTCGACTTCTCGCTCGACACGCCGTGGGAGAGGCTGAGCGCCGACGTGCAGCAGGCGGTGCTGTACGGCAACGACTTCAAGGTCAACGTGCGGTGGAAGAACCGCTTCGGCCGCGAGGTCAAGTACTCGAGCGGCTTCGAGGGCGTGATCCCGTTCATCGAGCGCCAGTACGCCGAGGCCGAGAGCGACGCGAAGCGCGATCGCTGGCAGGAGTTCCTGCGCGAGGTGCCCTGCCACACCTGCCACGGGCAGCGCCTCAAGCCCGAGGTGCTCGCGGTCACCGTCAACGGCGAATCGATCGCGGGCGTCACGGCGTTCAGCCTCACCGACGCCAAGCGCTTCTTCGACGAGGTCCGGCTCACGGAGCGCGAGGCGAGAATCGCCGCCCAGGTGCTGCGCGAGATCCGCCTGCGCTTCGACTTCCTCATCGAGGTCGGCCTCGGGTACCTCACCCTCGCCCGCGCGGCGGGCACGCTCAGCGGCGGCGAGGCGCAGCGGATCCGGCTCGCCACCCAGATCGGCTCCGGGCTGACCGGCGTGCTCTACGTGCTCGACGAGCCGAGCATCGGCCTGCACCAGCGGGACAACCGCCGACTGATCGAGACCCTGCTGAAGCTACGGGATCTCGGGAATACGCTGATCGTGGTGGAACACGACGAGGAGACGATCGAGGCCGCGGACTGGATCGTCGACATCGGCCCCGGCGCCGGCGTCGAGGGAGGCACCGTCGTGCACTCGGGGGAGTACGGCGAGCTGCTCGAGAACTCCCGCTCGATCACCGGCGACTACCTCGCCGGGCGGCGCAGCATCGAGACGCCGAAGAAGCGCCGCAAGCGCGACCGTAAGCGGGAACTCAAGGTCGTGGGCGCGCGCTCCAACAACCTCAAGGGCGTCGACGCGGTCTTCCCGCTCGGGGTGATGACCGCTGTCACCGGCGTCTCCGGGTCGGGCAAGTCGACGCTCGTCAACGACATCCTCTACCGCGTGCTCGCCAACCAGCTCAACGGCGCCCGTCTCGTGCCCGGCAAGCACACCCGTGTCACCGGCCTCGAGCACCTCGACAAGGTCGTGCACGTCGATCAGGCCCCGATCGGGCGCACTCCGAGGTCGAATCCGGCCACGTACACGGGTGTCTTCGACAAGATCCGCACGCTCTTCGCAGACACCCCGGAGGCCAAGACCCGCGGGTATCTGCCCGGTCGCTTCAGCTTCAACGTCAAGGGCGGCCGCTGCGAGGCATGCTCTGGCGACGGCACTCTGAAGATCGAGATGAACTTCCTGCCCGACGTCTACGTGGCCTGCGAGGCGTGCGGCGGCAAGCGCTACAACCGCGAGACTCTCCAGGTGCGGTACAAGGGGAAGAACATCTCTGAGGTGCTCGAGATGCCGATCGCCGAGGCGGAGGAGTTCTTCCGCCCGATCTCCTCGATCCACCGATACATGAAGACGCTCGTCGATGTGGGTCTCGGCTATGTGCGTCTGGGGCAGAGCGCCACCACTCTCTCGGGCGGCGAGGCTCAGCGCGTGAAGCTGGCCACCGAGCTGCAGAAGCGCTCGAATGGCCGCAGCATCTACGTGCTCGACGAGCCCACCACGGGCCTGCACTTCGAGGACGTGCGCAAGCTGCTGCTCGTGCTGAACGGCCTGGTCGACAAGGGCAACACCGTGATCACGATCGAGCACAACCTCGACGTGATCCGCAGTGCCGACTGGATCATCGATCTCGGGCCCGAGGGCGGATCCGGCGGCGGCACCATCCTCGCCGAGGGCACCCCGGAGCAGCTGGCCAAGCATCCGGAGAGCCATACGGGGCGCTTTCTCGGGGAGGTGCTCGAGGGGTGGGCTGCGAAGTCCGCACGAGCGGTCCGGCGCGAGCACGCGCAGCGGGAGTCGGCTTGA
- a CDS encoding superoxide dismutase, with amino-acid sequence MAAYSLPELPYDYAALEPHISGKIMQLHHDKHHQAYVTGANTALEQLAEARETENFANINKLEKDLAFHLGGHTNHTIFWNNLSPEGGGEPEGELAEAIKDQFGSFAKFQAQFAAVANGIQGSGWSVLAWDTIGQRLSIFQLFDQQANVPLGQTPLLMLDMWEHAFYLDYLNVKADYVKAFWNIANWQDVAQRFENARSQTPGLI; translated from the coding sequence ATGGCCGCCTACTCACTTCCCGAACTTCCCTATGATTACGCTGCTCTCGAGCCGCACATCAGCGGCAAGATCATGCAGTTGCACCATGACAAGCACCATCAGGCCTACGTGACCGGTGCCAACACCGCGCTCGAGCAGCTCGCGGAGGCCCGCGAGACCGAGAACTTCGCGAACATCAACAAGCTCGAGAAGGATCTGGCCTTCCACCTCGGCGGTCACACGAACCACACGATCTTCTGGAACAACCTGTCGCCCGAGGGCGGCGGGGAGCCTGAGGGCGAACTCGCCGAGGCGATCAAAGATCAGTTCGGCTCGTTCGCCAAGTTCCAGGCGCAGTTCGCGGCGGTTGCGAACGGCATCCAGGGATCGGGCTGGTCGGTGCTCGCATGGGACACGATCGGCCAGCGCCTCTCGATCTTCCAGCTGTTCGATCAGCAGGCCAACGTGCCGCTCGGCCAGACGCCGCTGCTCATGCTCGACATGTGGGAGCACGCCTTCTACCTCGACTACCTCAACGTGAAGGCCGACTACGTCAAGGCGTTCTGGAACATCGCGAACTGGCAGGACGTGGCGCAGCGCTTCGAGAACGCTCGGTCGCAGACCCCCGGCCTGATCTGA
- the whiA gene encoding DNA-binding protein WhiA: protein MLSTPEVKSELVRFPVQRTGERVAEVATILRLAGGLHTISGRIALEAELHTPQIVQRVRKDLAELYGVRSEAKQLPPSSTRPGAPQFLVRVLDGETLARQLGLLDQRRRQIRGLPNRLTTGAQAELAAVWRGAFLARGGITTPGRSAGLELLCPTSEVAMALVGAASRLGVEAKSREIRGQNKVMVRDSEAIGEMLGAMGADQARSSWEELRRARETRATANRLVNFDDANLRRSAQASVAACARVERALEILGDEVPEHLRYAGHLRLAHREASLDDLGARADPPLTKDAIAGRIRRLLAMADKEAEARGVPGTEASLPEELDSL, encoded by the coding sequence GTGCTGTCGACCCCCGAGGTGAAGAGTGAACTCGTGCGTTTCCCGGTGCAGCGCACCGGCGAACGGGTTGCCGAGGTCGCGACGATCCTCCGTCTCGCCGGCGGGCTGCACACCATCTCGGGCCGCATCGCGCTCGAGGCGGAACTGCACACCCCGCAGATCGTGCAGCGCGTGCGCAAGGACCTCGCTGAGCTCTACGGTGTGCGGTCTGAGGCGAAGCAGCTGCCGCCCTCGAGCACGCGGCCCGGCGCGCCGCAGTTCCTCGTGCGCGTGCTCGACGGGGAGACCCTGGCGCGACAGCTCGGCCTCCTCGACCAGCGTCGGCGGCAGATCCGCGGGCTGCCGAATCGGCTGACCACCGGGGCCCAGGCCGAACTCGCCGCCGTCTGGCGGGGGGCCTTCCTCGCGCGCGGCGGCATCACGACGCCCGGCCGCTCCGCGGGGCTCGAGCTGCTCTGCCCCACGAGCGAGGTCGCGATGGCGCTCGTCGGCGCCGCGAGCCGGCTCGGGGTCGAGGCCAAGAGCCGCGAGATCCGCGGCCAGAACAAGGTCATGGTGCGCGATAGCGAGGCGATCGGTGAGATGCTCGGCGCCATGGGCGCGGACCAGGCGCGCTCCAGCTGGGAGGAGCTGCGCCGCGCGCGCGAGACGCGCGCCACCGCGAACCGGCTCGTCAACTTCGACGACGCGAATCTGCGCCGCTCCGCGCAGGCCTCCGTCGCCGCCTGCGCGCGTGTGGAACGCGCGCTGGAGATCCTCGGCGACGAGGTCCCGGAGCATCTCCGATATGCAGGCCACCTGCGCCTGGCGCACCGCGAGGCCAGCCTCGACGATCTCGGTGCGCGCGCCGATCCGCCGCTCACCAAGGACGCGATCGCGGGGCGCATCCGGCGATTGCTCGCCATGGCAGACAAGGAGGCCGAGGCGCGCGGCGTTCCCGGCACCGAGGCGAGCCTGCCTGAGGAGCTGGACTCCCTCTAG
- a CDS encoding GyrI-like domain-containing protein, whose protein sequence is MDGTAGTKIDLKKELDAYRARRGEFRVVDVPPMRYLMLDGHGDPNSSPEFAESVESLYPLAYAMKFASKRALGRDYVVPPLEGLWWADDMTAFTSARDTSAWEWTLMLMVPEWLDGAACAAAVAQVRAKGGAPRLDEVRFEELAEGLCVQTLHVGSFDDEGPVLDRMHGEFIPGQGLTLAGKHHEIYLSDFRRVAPEKQRTILRQPVV, encoded by the coding sequence ATGGACGGCACGGCGGGAACCAAGATCGACCTCAAGAAGGAGCTCGACGCCTACCGGGCCCGACGCGGCGAGTTCCGCGTCGTCGACGTGCCCCCGATGCGGTACCTGATGCTCGACGGTCACGGCGATCCGAACAGCTCGCCGGAGTTCGCAGAGTCCGTGGAGTCGCTCTACCCGCTGGCCTACGCGATGAAGTTCGCGAGCAAGCGCGCACTCGGTCGGGACTACGTCGTGCCGCCCCTCGAGGGGCTGTGGTGGGCCGACGACATGACGGCGTTCACCTCGGCGCGCGACACGTCCGCGTGGGAGTGGACGCTCATGCTCATGGTGCCCGAGTGGCTCGACGGTGCGGCGTGCGCCGCTGCAGTCGCGCAGGTGCGCGCGAAGGGCGGTGCGCCCCGCCTCGACGAGGTGCGGTTCGAGGAGCTCGCCGAGGGGCTCTGCGTGCAGACGCTGCACGTCGGCTCCTTCGACGACGAGGGACCGGTGCTCGATCGGATGCACGGTGAGTTCATTCCGGGCCAGGGGCTGACGCTGGCAGGCAAGCACCACGAGATCTACCTCAGCGACTTCCGCCGCGTCGCGCCCGAGAAGCAGCGCACGATCCTGCGCCAGCCGGTCGTGTAG
- a CDS encoding VOC family protein yields the protein MALKFDFIGIVTADLSASLAFYRLLGINTPTDQDDAPHVEVELPGGMRLAWDPVSTIQSFDAGFTLPTGENRIALAVQADSPAEVDEAYARVIAAGHRGHAEPWDAPWGQRYSTVLDPDGNSIDIYAPLV from the coding sequence ATGGCGCTCAAGTTCGACTTCATCGGTATCGTGACGGCCGACCTCTCGGCCTCGCTCGCGTTCTACCGACTCCTCGGGATCAACACTCCCACGGATCAGGACGATGCGCCTCACGTCGAGGTGGAGCTCCCCGGCGGCATGAGGCTGGCGTGGGATCCCGTTTCGACGATTCAGAGCTTCGACGCGGGCTTCACGCTGCCGACGGGTGAGAACCGGATCGCGCTCGCGGTGCAGGCCGACTCCCCCGCCGAGGTCGACGAGGCCTATGCTCGGGTGATCGCCGCAGGCCACCGCGGCCACGCCGAGCCCTGGGACGCCCCCTGGGGACAGCGCTACTCCACCGTGCTCGACCCCGACGGCAACTCGATCGACATCTACGCGCCACTCGTCTGA
- the uvrC gene encoding excinuclease ABC subunit UvrC, translating to MSPDDHRLSFRPAQGEIPTSPGVYRFSDRHGRVLYIGKAKNLRARLANYFQPIHSLMPRTRTMLSLAAQLDWTVVATDTESLVLEHTWITEFKPPFNVQFKDDKTYPYLAVTLREEAPRLIITRNEKIRGARYFGPYPKVWALRETTALLHQAFPIRTCNDADYRRAMQSGRPCLAGQIGRCSGPCSQKLTIEQHRARVDELVSFLGGGDRSHLKRLQRAMRDAAGDQRYEDAARLRDQVQAVEHVMEKNAVVLGLDVSLDVFGLRADELAASAHQFIIRGGRIRGERSWIVDVELDDSPGTLLEQVIQSAYEGEREPPPEILVPQLPENAPQLEEALSAHRPRRGRVRLRVPERGDKVQLMERAVLNAGEHLIRHKLKRAADLTARTDALAELQRALGMDEPPLRIECIDVSHLQGTGVVASLVVFEDALPAKGAYRKYRIEQTRDDTDSIHQVVSRRAAQLVNARESDEAPNGIYRDRPQLIIVDGGEPQVRAAARALDEAGITDIALCGIAKRLEEIWLPGDPFPVILPRTSEALFLVQRVRDEAHRFAIAFQRQRRSTSIASRLSEIPGLGPKRVQGLLKHFGSVARLRTASPEELAAAPGLGPKLAEQVRAHLETEPAPAAAAKLETARESTRDREDRE from the coding sequence TTGAGCCCAGACGACCACCGCCTCTCGTTCCGCCCGGCACAGGGCGAGATCCCGACGAGTCCGGGGGTCTACCGCTTCAGCGATCGGCACGGTCGGGTGCTCTACATCGGCAAGGCGAAGAACCTGCGAGCCCGGCTGGCCAACTACTTCCAGCCGATCCACTCGCTCATGCCGCGCACCCGCACCATGCTGTCGCTCGCGGCCCAGCTCGATTGGACGGTGGTCGCTACCGACACCGAGTCGCTCGTGCTCGAGCACACCTGGATCACGGAGTTCAAGCCGCCCTTCAACGTGCAGTTCAAGGACGACAAGACCTACCCGTACCTGGCGGTGACCCTGCGTGAGGAGGCGCCGCGTCTCATCATCACCCGCAACGAGAAGATCCGCGGCGCGAGGTACTTCGGACCGTACCCCAAGGTCTGGGCCCTGCGCGAGACCACGGCGCTGCTGCACCAGGCGTTCCCCATCCGCACCTGCAACGACGCCGACTACCGGCGCGCCATGCAGAGCGGACGGCCCTGTCTCGCCGGCCAGATCGGCCGCTGCAGCGGCCCCTGCTCGCAGAAGCTCACCATCGAGCAGCACCGCGCGCGCGTGGACGAGCTGGTCTCGTTCCTGGGCGGAGGCGATCGCTCGCACCTCAAGCGGCTGCAGCGGGCGATGCGCGACGCCGCCGGCGACCAGCGCTATGAGGACGCAGCGCGGCTGCGCGACCAGGTGCAGGCCGTCGAGCACGTGATGGAGAAGAACGCCGTGGTGCTCGGGCTCGACGTCTCGCTCGACGTCTTCGGCCTGCGCGCCGACGAACTCGCGGCATCGGCCCACCAATTCATCATCCGCGGCGGACGGATCCGGGGCGAGCGCAGCTGGATCGTCGATGTCGAGCTCGACGACTCGCCGGGCACGCTCCTGGAACAGGTGATCCAATCTGCGTACGAGGGGGAACGGGAGCCGCCGCCCGAGATCCTCGTGCCCCAGCTGCCGGAGAACGCACCGCAGCTGGAAGAGGCTCTGAGCGCCCACCGCCCCCGCCGAGGTCGCGTGCGCCTGCGCGTGCCCGAGCGCGGCGACAAGGTCCAGCTCATGGAGCGGGCGGTGCTCAACGCCGGCGAACACCTGATCCGCCACAAGCTCAAGCGCGCGGCGGACCTAACGGCACGCACCGACGCCCTCGCCGAGCTGCAGCGCGCGCTCGGCATGGACGAGCCGCCGCTGCGCATCGAGTGCATCGACGTCTCGCATCTGCAGGGCACGGGCGTCGTCGCCTCTCTCGTCGTGTTCGAGGACGCACTGCCGGCGAAAGGGGCCTACCGCAAGTACCGCATCGAGCAGACGCGCGACGACACCGACTCGATCCACCAGGTCGTCTCGCGCCGGGCGGCGCAGCTCGTCAACGCGCGCGAAAGCGACGAGGCGCCGAACGGCATCTACCGCGATCGCCCGCAGCTCATCATCGTCGACGGAGGCGAGCCGCAGGTGCGCGCCGCGGCCCGCGCCCTCGACGAAGCGGGGATCACCGACATCGCGCTCTGCGGGATCGCGAAGCGGCTCGAGGAGATCTGGCTGCCGGGGGATCCCTTCCCGGTCATCCTGCCGCGCACGAGCGAGGCGCTGTTCCTCGTGCAGCGCGTGCGCGACGAGGCGCACCGATTCGCCATCGCGTTCCAGCGCCAGCGCCGCAGCACCTCCATCGCGAGCCGACTCTCCGAGATCCCCGGCCTCGGACCGAAACGCGTGCAGGGCCTCCTCAAGCACTTCGGCTCGGTGGCCCGGCTGCGCACCGCGTCGCCGGAGGAACTCGCCGCGGCGCCCGGGCTGGGACCGAAGCTCGCCGAGCAGGTGCGTGCCCATCTCGAGACAGAACCGGCACCGGCGGCTGCGGCTAAGCTTGAGACGGCACGAGAATCGACGCGGGATCGGGAGGATCGGGAATGA